CACGGGGCGGGCGCCCATCGAAATGATGTCGCGAACAATGCCACCAATGCCGGTTGCGGCACCCTGGTACGGCTCAACGTACGACGGCGAGTTGTGAGATTCGATCTTGAACGTTACCGCCCAGCCGTCCCCCAGGTTGGTGACGCCGGCGTTTTCGCCGATGCCCACCAGCATGTCCTTCTTCATTTCCTCGGTGACCTTGTCGCCAAACTGGCGAAGGTGGTTCTTGGAGGACTTGTAGGAGCAGTGCTCACTCCACATGACGGAGTACATGGCCAGCTCAGCGCCGGTGGGGCGTCGGCCCAAAACCTTCACGACGTCGTCGAACTCGTTTTGCTTCAGGCCAAGCTCGGCCCAAGGCAATTCAACCTCGGGGGTCACTTCGGCGTTAGCAACGGTGTCAATGTTGAACTTCTTGGCGGGCTCTGTTGAAATCTCGGACATTTACTTGCCTCCCAGAAGGGTGTTCAAAACTGAGGTGAAGAAACCCAGTCCATCGGTGCCGGTGTGGCCGGGACCGTAGCCGGTTTCAACGGCGTGCTCGGGGTGCGGCATGAGGCCCACCACGTTGCCGGCGGCGTTGGAAATACCGGCGATGTCGCGGCGTGAACCGTTCGGGTTGGTGCCGACATAGCGGAATGCCACACGGCCCTCAGCCTCAAGGGCGTCTAGGGTTTTCTCGTCCGCGATGTACTGGCCATCCTGGTTCTTCAACGGAACCGTAATGTCTTGACCGGCGGCGTAAGCGTTAGTCCATGCGGTGTTGTTGTTCTCAACGCGCAAAACCTGATCGCGGCACAGGAACTTCAGGTGATCGTTCTTGATCATGGAGCCGGGCAAAAGGTGCGCCTCGGTCAGGATCTGGAAACCGTTGCAAATACCCAAAACAGGCAGCTTGGCATCGGAATTGGCAGCGTCCACGATCTTGGACATCAGCGGCGCAAAGCGTGAGATGGCGCCGGCGCGCAGGTAGTCACCGTAGGAGAATCCGCCGGGGATGATGACGGCGTCAACAGCAGCAAGTTCGGTGTCAGCGTGCCACAGTTCCACGGCGGTAGCGCCGGAAATGCGGACGGCGCGGATGGCGTCGCGGTCATCGAGTGTGCCGGGGAAGGTGACAACGCCGATGCGGGCTCCCGCGAGGCGGGAGTCAACGGGGGCCAGTGTGGCCCCGCCAATCAAGGGAGTTTCACTCATGATTAGTCCGCCACAACTTCAACGTTGACTACGTCTTCGATGACAGGGTTGGAGAGCATGGTTTCCGCTGCTTCACGAGCCTGGGCCAGGATCTCCTCGGTCACCTCGCCATCCACGGTCAATTCAAAGCGCTTGCCCTGACGGACAGCAGAGAATGCAGTGAAGCCCAGGCGGGGGAGTGCGCCAACAATGGCCTTCCCCTGCGGGTCCAGAATTTCGGGCTTGAGCATGACGTCGACAACGATCCGAGGCATCGAAGGAACTCCTGGTGTTTAAGAGAGGGTGCCGCGGAGGTGCCGTCTTACGCCAACTTATCGGGTCACTTATTGCTGACCTGAAATGTTATGAGAAGGCGCTCCGCGAGCTTGCCATTCCATTCTACGCAGTGATTGCAAACTCAGGAATTTGAGTGGCGCACGTCGCATTCGCGCTCGAGTGGCCGCCAATGCAGGTGGTTCCGAAACAATTGCAAGAACACTAGTGATTGTGATCCGTAACACGGTAGTGTGATGCAGGTCATCCTATGTCCGACTTTCTCCACGACTGTCGGTGGATGCCTGATGTGATTGCAAGTCTTTGATGGCCGTCGACGGCCACATGAAAGGAATCGATGAAATCCACCGATAGAGCGCACCGTCTCAGACGCAGGTATGCGACGGTCACCGCGGGGGTACTGACCGCCGGATTGCTGACGAGCATGATGAGCCCGGCCTTCGCTGAAGATCCTGTTTCCCCGGCAGCTGCCGGTTCCTACGCCGAGCAGGTCTTGGCCAAAAGCGGCGACAAAGCCATAGTGCCGAACCAAGCGTTCTACCGCATTCCCGCCCTGGCAGATTTGGGTGGCGGCGTAATCTTGGCAGCCTATGACGGCCGTCCCGACGGCGGTGACTCGCCATCGCCGAACTCCATCGTCCAGCGCCGCAGTGTTGACGGCGGCAAGACCTGGAGTACGCCCACCTTTGTTGCGCGCGGCCAGGTGGCCTCAAAGACCGGCCTGCAATATGGCTTCAGCGACCCCAGCTACGTCGTGGACAAGGTGACCGGCAACGTCTTCGCGTTCTTTGTGTACTCCAAGGACCAAGGCTTTCATGGCAGCACCTTCAGCTCGGATGATGCCGACCGCCAGATGGTCAGCTCAGCTGTTGCCGTTTCCACGGATAAAGGGTTGACATGGTCCATGGACCCGGGCAACATGCCCACTCTGCCCGCATTGGTGGACTATCCCGCCGATTCCAAGTACGCCGAATTTGCTGGCCCGCTGATCTCCAATGTGGTCAAGCCTGCTGGTGGGACGGTCGGCAGCGTCAACAATGTTGGCGGCGTCGCTGGCCTCTTTGCCGCCTCAGGCGAGGGAATCCAGCTGCAGTACGGTCCAAACAAGGGCCGCTTGATCCAGCAGTTCACCGGCAAGGTCAAGAATGCATCCGGCGGCACCCCGTTCCAGTCATACAGCGTGTACTCCGATGACCATGGCAAGACGTGGGAGCGCGGCGCATTCACCGGCGACGGCATGGATGAGAACAAGTCCGTTGAACTTTCCAACGGTGATGTCATGATGAACTCCCGCGCCAGCTCCGGCGGC
The Arthrobacter alpinus genome window above contains:
- the purQ gene encoding phosphoribosylformylglycinamidine synthase subunit PurQ produces the protein MSETPLIGGATLAPVDSRLAGARIGVVTFPGTLDDRDAIRAVRISGATAVELWHADTELAAVDAVIIPGGFSYGDYLRAGAISRFAPLMSKIVDAANSDAKLPVLGICNGFQILTEAHLLPGSMIKNDHLKFLCRDQVLRVENNNTAWTNAYAAGQDITVPLKNQDGQYIADEKTLDALEAEGRVAFRYVGTNPNGSRRDIAGISNAAGNVVGLMPHPEHAVETGYGPGHTGTDGLGFFTSVLNTLLGGK
- the purS gene encoding phosphoribosylformylglycinamidine synthase subunit PurS, which gives rise to MPRIVVDVMLKPEILDPQGKAIVGALPRLGFTAFSAVRQGKRFELTVDGEVTEEILAQAREAAETMLSNPVIEDVVNVEVVAD